One segment of Synechococcus sp. A15-24 DNA contains the following:
- a CDS encoding alpha-amylase family protein, protein MSQTMPWWTGTVIYQLIVRSFADGNGDGIGDFKGLASRLPYLRWLGVKTLWLTPTYPSPLRDGGYDITDFKDIHPDLGDLASFHRFLTAAHSQGVRVILDLVLNHTSDLHPWFQRARWAPKGSTERDVYVWSDDPSRFCDAPVLFRHFEASNWEWDPVAEQYYLHRFLSHQPDLNYANPWVQEAMLEVVDFWLERGVDGFRLDAVPFLFEQEGTRCEGLPETHAFLRRLRARVDAMGREVLLLGEAIQPVQEAAPYLAEDELHGAFNFVLTAHLFAAVASGSTRQLGDCLNEAEQAVEGPRWALPLRNHDELWLGDGHLIPDEVIQSIRVGLPQGQGHWLNWGINRRLAPLLNGDPRSNRLLHGLIYSLPGMPCLYYGDELGMGDWPGLRDRDPNRTPMAWTPARNGGFSSAPDPLLVLPPITAPGYDYRVVNVEVQKQLPGSLLNWHRRMLTCRRLLPALAHGSFQLLPCSHPGALVYVRATEAMTVLVAGNVTAAGASFSLDLTAWEGLRTREVMWGCEFPLASREWFVNLPPYGINWWLIGEVETAVPVS, encoded by the coding sequence ATGAGCCAAACCATGCCGTGGTGGACCGGCACGGTCATATATCAACTGATCGTGCGCAGCTTCGCCGATGGCAACGGTGATGGCATCGGCGATTTCAAGGGTCTGGCTTCGCGCTTGCCCTATCTGCGCTGGCTCGGGGTGAAGACGCTCTGGCTGACACCCACGTACCCATCTCCCTTACGGGATGGTGGCTACGACATCACCGACTTCAAAGACATTCACCCTGACCTGGGCGATCTGGCGTCGTTCCATCGGTTTCTGACGGCAGCCCACAGCCAGGGCGTGCGTGTGATTCTCGATCTGGTGCTGAACCACACCAGCGACCTTCACCCCTGGTTCCAGCGAGCCCGCTGGGCCCCTAAGGGCAGCACTGAACGGGATGTGTACGTCTGGAGCGACGACCCATCCCGCTTTTGCGACGCCCCGGTGCTGTTCCGGCACTTTGAAGCGTCCAACTGGGAGTGGGATCCAGTGGCGGAGCAGTACTACCTGCACCGTTTCCTGAGCCATCAGCCCGACCTCAACTACGCCAACCCGTGGGTGCAGGAGGCCATGCTCGAGGTGGTTGACTTCTGGCTGGAGCGTGGGGTCGACGGCTTTCGCCTTGATGCGGTGCCGTTTCTGTTTGAGCAGGAGGGGACTCGTTGTGAAGGGTTGCCGGAGACCCATGCCTTCCTGCGGCGTCTGCGGGCTCGTGTGGATGCCATGGGACGAGAAGTGCTGTTGCTGGGGGAAGCGATCCAACCCGTGCAAGAGGCAGCCCCCTACTTGGCGGAGGACGAACTGCACGGAGCCTTCAACTTCGTGCTCACAGCCCATCTGTTCGCTGCTGTGGCGTCCGGCAGTACCCGCCAGCTCGGGGACTGTCTCAACGAGGCGGAACAGGCGGTGGAGGGCCCGCGCTGGGCCCTGCCGCTGCGCAACCACGACGAGCTCTGGCTGGGGGATGGGCACCTGATTCCCGACGAGGTGATCCAGTCGATCCGGGTGGGCTTGCCCCAAGGGCAGGGGCATTGGCTGAATTGGGGCATCAACCGTCGATTGGCACCGCTGCTCAATGGCGACCCCCGCTCCAACCGATTGCTTCACGGACTCATTTACAGTCTTCCAGGCATGCCCTGCCTCTACTACGGCGACGAGCTGGGGATGGGGGATTGGCCGGGGTTACGGGATCGGGATCCGAACCGCACACCCATGGCCTGGACACCTGCCCGCAACGGTGGCTTCTCCTCGGCTCCCGACCCTTTGCTGGTGCTTCCCCCGATCACAGCTCCTGGGTACGACTACCGAGTTGTGAACGTTGAGGTACAGAAACAGCTGCCAGGTTCATTGCTGAACTGGCACCGCCGCATGCTCACCTGCCGGCGTTTGCTGCCGGCCCTCGCCCATGGATCATTCCAGCTGTTGCCGTGCAGCCATCCCGGTGCCTTGGTCTACGTCCGCGCGACTGAGGCCATGACGGTGTTGGTGGCGGGCAATGTCACGGCCGCCGGCGCCTCTTTCAGCCTGGATCTCACGGCCTGGGAGGGCCTGCGGACTCGCGAGGTGATGTGGGGCTGTGAGTTCCCGCTGGCCAGCCGCGAATGGTTCGTGAACCTGCCTCCCTACGGCATCAACTGGTGGTTGATCGGCGAGGTGGAGACCGCCGTGCCTGTGAGCTGA
- a CDS encoding glycerol kinase has translation MADQPLLLALDQGTSSSRAAVFDAKGDLVASATAPLPIQYPADGWVEQHPGDIWNSQRQALQDLHQQLSEAQRLAVVSCGITNQRETTVLWRRSSGNPCGPALVWQDGRTADICQGWKADGLEAAWCQRTGLLLDPYFSASKIRWMLEHHPEAAAAAAQGDLCFGTVESWLLWNLTGGQRHGSDMSNASRTLLMDLEQRCWMDEFREQTGLPANALPELLPCRGEFGHIAAELPFAGLPIQALLGDQQAATLGQLCLQPGEAKCTYGTGAFLVINTGDSIRRSSAGLLSTLGWTDASGTPTYCLEGSLFNAGTVVQWLRDGLQIIEQADEVNALAQSVPDSGGVMLVPAFTGWGTPHWDPQARGVLVGLTRDSNRGHIARAALEGIALSVATLVELAGEALGHDLRELAVDGGAAASDPLLQAQADSTGLPVRRPRNLESTARGIALFAGVQCGLIPDLSAIADHREDDVQRFEPQINTERRRHQRDRWNDAVNRSLGWHG, from the coding sequence ATGGCAGATCAGCCTCTCCTGTTGGCGCTGGATCAAGGCACCAGCAGCTCCCGAGCAGCGGTGTTTGACGCCAAGGGCGACCTTGTGGCCAGTGCAACGGCTCCCCTGCCTATTCAGTACCCCGCCGATGGCTGGGTGGAACAACACCCCGGCGACATCTGGAACAGCCAAAGGCAGGCACTGCAGGATCTGCACCAACAGCTCAGTGAGGCGCAACGTCTGGCCGTGGTGAGCTGCGGCATCACCAATCAACGCGAAACCACGGTGCTCTGGCGTCGCAGCAGCGGTAATCCCTGCGGACCGGCCCTGGTCTGGCAGGACGGTCGTACAGCTGACATCTGCCAAGGCTGGAAAGCAGACGGCCTCGAAGCCGCGTGGTGCCAGCGCACCGGATTGCTGCTGGATCCGTACTTCAGCGCCAGCAAGATCCGCTGGATGCTCGAGCACCACCCCGAGGCAGCAGCCGCTGCGGCCCAGGGCGATCTGTGCTTCGGCACGGTGGAGTCGTGGCTGCTCTGGAACCTCACGGGAGGACAACGCCACGGCAGTGACATGAGCAATGCCAGCCGCACGCTGCTGATGGATCTCGAGCAGCGTTGCTGGATGGATGAATTCCGCGAACAGACGGGTCTTCCTGCGAACGCACTCCCGGAGCTGTTGCCCTGCCGTGGGGAGTTCGGCCACATCGCAGCGGAGCTTCCCTTCGCCGGATTGCCCATCCAGGCCCTGCTCGGTGATCAGCAAGCCGCGACCCTTGGCCAGCTCTGCCTGCAGCCTGGCGAAGCCAAATGCACCTATGGCACTGGGGCCTTTCTGGTGATCAATACCGGCGACAGCATCCGCCGCTCCAGCGCCGGTCTACTCAGCACCCTTGGCTGGACCGATGCCAGCGGCACACCCACCTACTGCCTGGAGGGCAGCCTGTTCAATGCAGGAACTGTGGTGCAGTGGCTGAGGGACGGCTTGCAGATCATCGAGCAGGCCGATGAGGTGAATGCTCTGGCGCAATCGGTGCCGGACAGCGGCGGGGTGATGCTGGTGCCCGCCTTCACCGGTTGGGGGACCCCCCACTGGGACCCACAGGCCCGCGGTGTGCTGGTGGGGCTCACGCGAGACAGCAACCGCGGCCACATCGCCCGAGCCGCCCTGGAGGGCATCGCCCTGTCAGTGGCCACCCTGGTGGAGCTGGCGGGAGAGGCACTCGGCCATGACCTGAGGGAACTGGCGGTGGATGGGGGAGCTGCCGCCTCCGATCCCTTGTTGCAGGCGCAGGCGGACAGCACCGGCCTGCCGGTGCGCCGTCCTCGGAACCTGGAAAGCACAGCCCGCGGCATCGCTTTGTTTGCGGGTGTGCAATGCGGCCTGATCCCCGACCTGTCCGCCATCGCCGACCACCGGGAGGACGATGTGCAGCGTTTCGAACCGCAGATCAACACCGAGCGGCGCAGGCATCAACGTGACCGCTGGAATGACGCCGTGAACCGCAGCCTGGGCTGGCATGGCTGA
- a CDS encoding pentapeptide repeat-containing protein, whose translation MSDFTPVHVPLDGDDFIVYGPTVKLNKRAGFEESKGRIRSFMVFDGDLDTPLDIGMEFNKAALKNLPGSLENRQDRGDYLAGEFEIELAYPENSTVFNLLTWTWVAGPNGTQTDGHGPDGVYDVDHFDFHFYLNSQEVRDTINVFYSPDEYAKAQIAPPVDFWPEDYKRPVDAFMNGIGVAPGDGSHWNNVLYPEFEQVDNDEIYQFFESSGVPFGPDQRTVQYGAYDGHMTLLEPMTTRDYLLSKKSSSDSIQQPDKYFKSGYFPKSYEIDFVKGDDFPYKVYLSDLEYHEASTPPERRNEPPTEILIDNKKIYNNVEYLNLVGVLETVDEHGPFRKKDDHVYALPFGIPPVLVDDAEGRFIVNGNQILINDDPELEAGETYTIKVRSVDSGGLSVVEEIEIEVDDLGGPSSPTPSKQQRKLLDGSDTWNIYRLSNPDKKVKLKNTDLPGIVSSMAGPTSFDLSKALLDDANLKGSILESVNLRKAQLRNANLYGAYAFAVNLSKTDLRNADLRGADLSAANLRGADLRGADLRGAFLTAGADLTNANLEGANLNGADLITANLTGANFTDATTKNASLRFTTVDDAVFDNVDLSTVNAFGVDFDTAASIEDTILPEGSTYTDLQGALFAGADTWNELRREVFEGPLDLSGMDFPPIGFDLQGYDLTNVTLDDSYMEFVDLTGVDLSGSSLRGANMFGATLSEANLEDADLTGAFLPGSIHVETNYKDAILDKTVFSGAEVNGTDFTNASFKDADIRFVNQAISREIAMGDFEPANFTGADLSGSRFRASIFRGSTFTGVDFSELEDVTATDFSEITI comes from the coding sequence ATGTCTGATTTCACCCCTGTTCATGTTCCCCTTGATGGAGACGACTTTATCGTTTATGGTCCGACAGTAAAGCTCAACAAGCGAGCTGGATTCGAAGAATCAAAAGGTAGAATTCGATCATTTATGGTTTTCGATGGAGATCTTGACACTCCATTGGACATCGGAATGGAGTTCAACAAGGCAGCTCTGAAAAATTTGCCTGGATCCCTTGAGAATCGTCAAGACCGGGGTGATTATCTTGCGGGCGAATTTGAGATCGAGCTTGCGTATCCAGAGAACAGTACTGTTTTCAATCTACTGACGTGGACGTGGGTTGCTGGTCCTAATGGAACTCAAACTGACGGCCATGGACCCGACGGAGTTTACGACGTCGATCATTTCGATTTTCACTTTTACTTAAATTCTCAAGAAGTTAGAGATACCATTAATGTTTTCTATTCGCCAGATGAATACGCGAAGGCGCAGATTGCTCCCCCTGTTGATTTCTGGCCAGAGGACTACAAGCGTCCGGTCGACGCCTTCATGAATGGAATCGGAGTAGCTCCAGGCGATGGAAGTCACTGGAATAATGTACTTTATCCCGAATTTGAGCAGGTTGACAACGACGAGATCTACCAGTTCTTTGAGTCCAGTGGCGTTCCCTTTGGTCCTGATCAAAGGACTGTTCAGTATGGCGCCTATGACGGGCACATGACGCTTCTCGAGCCGATGACAACCCGAGACTATCTGCTCTCCAAAAAAAGTTCGTCAGACTCGATTCAGCAACCCGATAAATATTTTAAATCTGGATATTTTCCTAAAAGCTACGAAATTGATTTTGTTAAAGGAGATGATTTTCCATATAAGGTCTATTTGAGTGATCTTGAATATCACGAGGCCTCGACACCACCGGAGAGGCGCAATGAACCTCCAACTGAAATCCTAATCGATAATAAAAAAATATATAATAATGTTGAATACCTTAATTTGGTCGGTGTTCTTGAGACCGTTGATGAGCATGGTCCATTTCGGAAAAAAGACGATCACGTTTATGCGCTTCCATTTGGAATTCCTCCGGTCCTGGTGGACGATGCTGAGGGCCGATTCATTGTTAACGGCAACCAAATTCTTATCAATGATGATCCTGAGCTTGAAGCCGGTGAAACATATACAATCAAAGTTAGAAGCGTTGACTCAGGCGGTTTAAGTGTCGTGGAAGAAATTGAAATAGAGGTTGATGATCTAGGAGGACCCTCTAGCCCAACTCCTTCGAAGCAGCAAAGGAAGTTACTGGATGGATCTGATACTTGGAACATTTATAGGCTTTCAAATCCAGACAAAAAAGTTAAACTTAAGAACACTGATCTACCTGGCATCGTATCTAGCATGGCAGGTCCAACATCGTTTGACCTGAGTAAAGCATTGTTGGATGATGCAAATCTAAAAGGCAGCATTCTAGAGAGTGTGAACCTTCGCAAGGCTCAGCTTCGTAATGCCAATTTATACGGTGCGTACGCTTTTGCAGTTAATCTCTCGAAAACAGATCTGCGTAACGCAGACCTGCGCGGAGCAGACCTGAGTGCAGCAAATCTCAGGGGTGCTGATCTCAGAGGCGCTGATCTCAGAGGTGCCTTCCTTACAGCTGGCGCAGACTTAACGAATGCCAATCTTGAGGGTGCGAATCTCAACGGTGCCGACCTAATTACAGCCAATCTGACGGGCGCAAATTTCACTGATGCGACAACAAAGAATGCATCTTTGAGGTTTACGACTGTGGACGATGCTGTGTTTGATAATGTTGATCTCTCAACCGTCAATGCATTTGGAGTTGATTTTGATACAGCTGCCAGTATTGAAGACACGATCCTTCCCGAGGGAAGCACCTACACAGATCTCCAAGGTGCCTTGTTTGCTGGAGCAGACACTTGGAATGAACTGCGTCGCGAAGTCTTTGAAGGTCCCCTTGATCTCAGTGGGATGGACTTTCCACCGATTGGTTTTGATCTGCAAGGCTACGATCTGACAAACGTCACACTTGACGATTCCTACATGGAATTTGTCGACCTGACAGGAGTTGACCTGAGTGGATCCAGTCTTCGAGGAGCAAATATGTTTGGCGCGACGCTGTCTGAAGCAAACCTTGAAGATGCTGATCTAACTGGTGCATTTCTACCCGGCTCGATTCACGTTGAAACCAATTACAAAGATGCAATACTTGACAAGACAGTGTTTTCGGGAGCTGAAGTTAATGGAACTGATTTTACTAACGCAAGCTTTAAAGATGCTGATATTCGATTTGTGAACCAAGCAATTTCCAGAGAGATTGCTATGGGAGATTTTGAACCAGCCAACTTTACCGGTGCTGATTTAAGTGGATCCAGATTTAGGGCCTCAATTTTCAGAGGATCAACTTTTACTGGGGTTGATTTTTCTGAGCTTGAAGACGTTACTGCTACGGACTTCTCCGAGATCACGATTTAG
- a CDS encoding FAD-dependent oxidoreductase: MADHNVDLLVIGAGASGASVAMEAVRRGLTVALLDAGDIGGGTSCRSTKLLHGGVRYLELAFKTLDLAQLQLVREALLERGHWLEQAPFLAHRLELVLPTDTLWGQLYYQAGLGLYDLLAGQQRIGRSRGISRDALQESLPMLKPGRGGVAYSDGQFDDARLNLLLASTAEQGGASLRTRCRVVGFERSANGRLSAAISETDTGIQERWAAGVIVNATGIQADSIRQLADPQAAPRMLTSRGCHLVLEQNLCPGGLGLLVPSTADGRVLFMLPFHGRTLVGTTDAPCSIDAATTPTDEEEDYLLGYVRQWFPALSDPTVTSRWAGGRPLLRPAGDSLDSSRVVREHEVEQLPCGLVSVMGGKWTTCRPMANDTLQAVAAQLGRPLGVPQPLSLLGSADTPSETRQLLMKQAGQLKDLLADGPLRNQQIAHLQSNHGLQALPMISRVDPALREPLSSVIPLCQGEIDHAIQSEHARSASDVLARRCRLAMVDLAEARRLQPMVEERLDQLTGTAVSTSPINHQLMP; encoded by the coding sequence ATGGCTGATCACAACGTTGACCTGCTGGTGATCGGTGCCGGTGCCAGCGGTGCTTCGGTGGCCATGGAGGCCGTGCGTCGGGGACTCACGGTGGCGTTGCTGGATGCCGGCGACATCGGCGGTGGCACCAGCTGCCGCAGCACCAAGCTCCTCCATGGCGGAGTCCGCTACCTGGAACTGGCGTTCAAGACCCTCGACCTGGCCCAGCTGCAGCTTGTCCGAGAGGCACTGCTGGAGCGTGGTCACTGGCTGGAACAGGCGCCGTTTCTTGCCCACCGGCTGGAGCTGGTGTTGCCCACAGACACGCTGTGGGGTCAGTTGTACTACCAGGCTGGGCTCGGTCTCTACGACCTTCTGGCCGGCCAGCAACGCATCGGTCGCAGCCGTGGCATCAGCCGTGACGCCTTGCAGGAGTCCCTGCCGATGCTGAAACCCGGCCGGGGAGGGGTCGCCTATAGCGATGGGCAGTTCGATGACGCTCGGTTGAATCTGCTGCTGGCAAGCACCGCCGAACAGGGAGGAGCCAGCCTGCGCACCCGCTGCCGAGTGGTGGGATTTGAGCGGTCAGCGAATGGGCGTCTGAGCGCTGCCATCAGCGAAACCGACACGGGGATACAGGAGCGCTGGGCCGCTGGCGTGATCGTCAATGCCACCGGAATCCAGGCTGATTCAATCCGCCAGCTGGCCGATCCACAGGCAGCCCCGCGCATGCTCACCAGCCGTGGCTGCCACCTTGTGCTCGAGCAGAACCTCTGTCCTGGTGGTCTGGGGCTGCTGGTGCCATCCACAGCGGATGGACGCGTGTTGTTCATGCTGCCGTTCCACGGCCGCACCTTGGTGGGCACAACCGATGCCCCCTGCTCCATCGATGCAGCCACGACCCCAACCGACGAGGAGGAGGACTACCTGCTCGGCTATGTGCGCCAGTGGTTCCCGGCCTTGTCCGATCCCACGGTGACCAGCCGCTGGGCCGGAGGGCGGCCGTTGCTCCGCCCTGCAGGAGACAGCCTGGACAGCAGCCGCGTGGTGCGGGAGCACGAGGTGGAGCAACTGCCCTGTGGTCTGGTCAGCGTGATGGGGGGGAAGTGGACCACCTGCCGACCTATGGCCAACGACACCCTGCAGGCGGTTGCCGCCCAACTGGGTCGTCCCCTTGGAGTGCCGCAACCCCTCTCTCTGCTGGGGAGCGCGGACACGCCGTCAGAAACGCGACAGCTGCTGATGAAGCAGGCCGGCCAACTGAAGGATCTGCTGGCGGACGGGCCTTTAAGGAATCAGCAGATCGCTCACCTGCAGAGCAACCATGGTCTGCAGGCCCTGCCGATGATCAGTCGGGTCGATCCGGCTCTGCGCGAACCGCTCAGCAGCGTGATCCCCCTCTGCCAGGGAGAGATTGATCACGCCATTCAAAGCGAGCATGCCCGCAGTGCCAGCGATGTGCTGGCCCGGCGCTGCAGGCTGGCCATGGTGGATCTGGCGGAGGCCCGCCGGCTGCAACCCATGGTGGAGGAGCGACTGGATCAGCTCACAGGCACGGCGGTCTCCACCTCGCCGATCAACCACCAGTTGATGCCGTAG
- a CDS encoding glycoside hydrolase family 13 protein produces the protein MASSTPFHDPPAWVADAVVYQIFPDRFRRSGQVKVQQHLELKPWGSDPREQGFQGGDLYGVIEALDQLKAMGISCLYLTPIFSSAANHRYHAYNYFEVDPLLGGNDALDALIAALHQRGMRLVLDGVFNHCGRGFWAFHHLVENGQDSPYRDWFHVHRWPVKPYPAEGEDCGYDCWWAVPDLPKFNHANPAVRDHLLEVGRFWLERGIDGWRLDVPAEVPAEFWVDFRRVVREVNPDAWIVGEIWGDAREWLQGEHFDGVMNYRLGWSSLGWAAGDRLRQGYRNPEYPLNPLSSEEVIDIWSTTSGWYRPAVNRAQMNLLDSHDVPRALHSLNGDVKALKLALLLLFLQQGAPCVYYGTEAALAGGPDAEQSGGPEPACREAFPWGEPWPADLRSTIAGLADLRRNHPNLIRGDLQWQPTGRDGLLGRTSSGLSIWVNRSTSQSLEIQPGTSTIWTSGTCDGRFLAPQSAVVDLQG, from the coding sequence ATGGCGTCCTCCACGCCCTTCCACGACCCACCGGCCTGGGTGGCTGATGCCGTGGTGTATCAGATCTTTCCAGATCGATTCCGCCGCAGTGGTCAGGTGAAGGTCCAGCAACATCTGGAGCTGAAGCCCTGGGGCAGTGATCCCCGTGAGCAGGGCTTTCAAGGGGGGGATCTCTACGGGGTTATCGAGGCGTTGGATCAGCTGAAGGCCATGGGCATCAGCTGCCTGTACCTCACGCCGATCTTCAGCTCCGCCGCTAACCACCGCTATCACGCCTACAACTATTTCGAGGTGGATCCCCTGCTGGGGGGGAATGACGCTCTGGATGCGTTGATCGCAGCCTTACACCAGCGGGGCATGCGGCTGGTGCTCGATGGTGTGTTCAACCACTGCGGGCGCGGCTTCTGGGCGTTTCATCACCTGGTGGAGAACGGCCAGGATTCCCCCTACCGGGATTGGTTCCATGTGCACCGCTGGCCTGTAAAGCCATATCCGGCCGAGGGCGAGGACTGCGGCTACGACTGCTGGTGGGCCGTGCCTGATCTGCCCAAGTTCAACCATGCCAATCCCGCAGTGCGGGACCATTTGTTGGAGGTGGGTCGTTTCTGGCTGGAACGGGGCATCGATGGATGGCGTTTGGATGTGCCGGCCGAAGTGCCAGCTGAGTTCTGGGTGGATTTCCGTCGCGTGGTGCGCGAGGTCAACCCTGATGCCTGGATCGTGGGTGAGATCTGGGGTGATGCCCGGGAGTGGCTGCAGGGCGAGCACTTTGATGGGGTGATGAATTACCGCCTCGGCTGGAGCAGCCTGGGATGGGCTGCTGGAGATCGGTTACGGCAGGGTTATCGCAATCCGGAGTATCCGCTCAACCCCCTCAGCAGCGAGGAAGTGATCGACATCTGGAGCACCACGTCCGGTTGGTACCGGCCAGCTGTGAATCGAGCTCAGATGAACCTGCTCGATAGCCACGATGTTCCTCGGGCACTCCACAGCCTCAATGGGGACGTGAAGGCTCTGAAACTAGCCCTGCTGCTGCTCTTCCTGCAGCAGGGGGCCCCATGCGTGTACTACGGCACCGAAGCGGCTCTGGCCGGTGGTCCAGATGCGGAGCAGTCGGGGGGCCCGGAACCCGCCTGCCGTGAAGCCTTTCCCTGGGGTGAACCCTGGCCTGCGGATCTGAGGTCAACCATTGCTGGCCTGGCTGATCTCCGGCGAAACCACCCCAATCTCATTCGCGGCGATCTGCAGTGGCAGCCGACTGGACGCGACGGACTGCTGGGAAGAACGTCAAGTGGATTAAGCATTTGGGTTAACCGCAGCACCTCCCAAAGCCTGGAAATACAGCCAGGGACCTCCACGATCTGGACGAGTGGAACGTGTGATGGGCGTTTCCTGGCACCACAGTCGGCGGTGGTGGATCTGCAGGGATGA
- the aroQ gene encoding type II 3-dehydroquinate dehydratase produces MHLLLLNGPNLNLLGQREPGIYGSGTLSSIEDRLRQEATAAGAELECFQSNFEGALVERIHQAVGSSQGILINAGAYTHTSIALRDALLGAAIPYVELHLSNTHARESFRHRSYLADRAVGVVCGFGPMSYSLALQGLIQHLREG; encoded by the coding sequence ATGCACCTGCTGCTGCTGAACGGACCCAACCTCAATCTGCTGGGCCAGCGTGAGCCAGGGATCTACGGCAGCGGAACGCTTTCATCAATTGAAGATCGACTGAGGCAGGAGGCCACCGCTGCTGGGGCAGAGCTGGAGTGCTTCCAAAGCAATTTTGAAGGGGCACTGGTGGAGCGCATTCATCAGGCGGTGGGATCCAGCCAGGGGATTCTGATCAATGCCGGCGCTTATACCCACACCTCCATTGCGCTCAGGGATGCTCTGCTGGGGGCAGCGATTCCCTACGTGGAGCTGCACCTCAGCAACACCCACGCCCGTGAAAGTTTTCGGCATCGTTCTTACCTGGCTGATCGCGCTGTTGGCGTGGTTTGCGGCTTCGGTCCCATGAGCTATTCCCTGGCCCTTCAGGGCTTGATCCAACACTTGCGAGAGGGCTGA
- a CDS encoding tRNA-(ms[2]io[6]A)-hydroxylase — translation MISTPQKSIASIRWLNAPTSWSWVEQANARPMEVLIDHAHCERKAAGSAVQMMFRYLCEPGLGEVLSPLAREELDHFEQVLALIKARGRYLEPLPSPGYGAELAKHIRKVEPLRMLDSFLVAGLIEARSHERMALLAEHSSDPDLRELYGGLLLSEARHFGLYWTLAESRWPREVVTQRLAELAIYESQALQGQLGAPNDVRMHSVGIQFET, via the coding sequence ATGATCAGCACACCGCAGAAAAGCATTGCGTCCATCCGCTGGTTGAACGCCCCCACCAGCTGGAGCTGGGTCGAACAGGCCAATGCCCGTCCGATGGAGGTGCTGATCGATCACGCCCATTGCGAGCGAAAAGCGGCTGGATCAGCTGTACAGATGATGTTTCGCTACCTCTGTGAGCCTGGTCTCGGAGAAGTGCTGAGTCCTCTGGCCCGTGAAGAGCTCGATCACTTTGAGCAGGTTCTGGCTCTGATCAAGGCCCGTGGTCGCTATCTGGAGCCGCTGCCCTCCCCTGGTTATGGAGCAGAACTTGCAAAACACATCCGGAAGGTGGAGCCATTGCGCATGCTGGATTCGTTTCTCGTGGCGGGATTAATCGAAGCGCGCTCACACGAGCGGATGGCCCTGCTTGCTGAGCACAGCTCTGATCCAGATCTACGTGAGCTCTATGGCGGTTTGTTGTTGAGCGAGGCACGTCATTTCGGCCTTTATTGGACGCTTGCAGAATCCCGTTGGCCGCGAGAGGTGGTCACCCAACGTTTGGCGGAACTGGCCATATATGAATCGCAGGCTCTTCAAGGGCAACTTGGCGCCCCGAACGATGTGAGGATGCATTCGGTTGGTATCCAGTTTGAGACGTGA